The genome window CAGCAAATATCATGGTTGTCCAGAACATCATATGCCCTGTTAAGTAAATATATTTAAAGCGAGTAAATCTTGCTAATAACACGTTAATGACAAATCCGATAAACATCGCTAATGTAACTGCTGAGCCGTATTTCGCATTGAAGGCTTCTTGCCCCATAAAGGAACTAAATTCTGCTCCTTCAATCCCAAATACTTCACTCCACATCGGTTCAAATACTCCAAGGGAACCAGTAATAACACCTGCACCGGCATTAATGATTAAGAAACCAATCATTGCTTTAAATGTACCACTGATGATCTGGCTTGTATTCTTTTTCTGTAAGATCAAACCAAGCAACACAATAAAGCCTAATAAAATTGCTGGGATTCCGAAGAAGTTAGATGCTAGCCATTGAATGACCTCCATTGTTTGTTCCTCCTCTATTATTTAGGATTTATTAAACGATATTTGCTTCAAGAGCTGCTTTAATTTCAGTTGTATCAAAGTAATTATTAACGATAATGATTTTAGAGGAATGTCCTGCTAATGACTGGGATAGTTCATTACTTGTAATGATAAAGTCAGGACGCTCGGCAGAAGCACTGGAAACGTCTGTATTCTCTACATCTGCGTCTATCCCCATTTGGCGCAGCACATTTTCTACATTTATTCTTAAAATCAAGCTTGTTCCTTGTCCTAATCCACATACGCATAAAATTTTCATTAGATTTGTCCTCCTATTAATGGTTTAATCTCTTCATAGCTTTGTGCATTCAGCAGTTTTTCTACATTTTCTTGATCTGATAGAAGTGCCGTTAATTTTTGCAGCACGGTAACATGCTCAGTACTAGAGGAAGCACCTAAAGCGAATACTAACCTCACTGGATCGTTAAAAGAATGACCAAATTTAACTGGTGTCTTTAGTCTGACAAATGATACACATGCCTCTTTCACACCATCTTCTGGTCTTGCGTGAGGTAGCGCTATATTTGGCGCAAGAACAAAATAAGGGCCATTTGTTTGAAATGAACGCACCATAGCATGTATATAAGTTTCTTCAACAAGTTTACTATTCATTAGAAGCTTCCCCGTGCTAATAATAGCCTCTTCCGGTGATCCAGCTTCTACATCTAAAGCAATTAGAGATTTCTCCAAAAATTTCATGTATCACACCTCCATGTTAGTTAACCAATTGCTGATCAATTAAGGATTGTTTCATATATTGATAGATATCCTGTGCTGTTTGAAGTTTGATTAATCTGTTCACTGTGTCTTTTTTGGAAAATAATCCTGTTAATTGGGATAAAGCCCTGAGATGTGATTCTTGATCCAAAGGAGCCAATGTAATGATTAAGGAAACATCATGCTTTTCATCATTTGAAAAAGAAACAGCTTCTTCCAGTTTCAATAAACTGATGCCTAGTTTTTTGACGCCATCTTCTGGTTTAGCATGAGGAATCGCTACCTTTGGTGAAATAACAATATAAGGTCCATACTCTTCAATTTTTGAAATCATCGCATCTCGGTATGCTTCCGTAATATATTCGCCTTCTATCAGGGAGCGAGCCGCTAATTTAATAGCTGATTTCCAATTTGGAACATTTAAAGTTGTCTGGATATGCTCTTCTTTTAAAACATCAAATAAGTTTGGTTTATAGGCTTCGGTTATCGTCATATCTGGACTATTTAAATATTGTCTTAATTCCTTCATTAACTCGTCTTTTTGATGTATCGTTGCATATCGCTCCACCACATCGATAATTCTATTTGTCGCAAGATGCTGCTTTTGCGTGCTATTAAAGATAGCGTTTACCTTTTTTAATAAGCTTTCCTTTTCGGCATCCGATAGAATAGAACTGACGATAAAAACTGGAGTGTCCTTTTTCTGAATCGCTGTTGTGGAAAAGATAAGATCAACATGATAGTTCTTCTCCTCATAATCTCTAACGGAAACAGAATCAGTAATATCGATTGTTGAGAATAACCCTTCTAATTGCTGTTTTAATATTTGAGAGGTGCCAATCCCATTTGCACACACGACTAATGCTTTCTTTCTAGAAATTAATGTTGTCCCAGCTCTCCGTAAGCAGCCTCCAAAGTGAAAAGAAATATAAGCGATTTCATTTTCTGGTAGCTGCTTCCCAATTAACTTTTCGAAGGGCTCAATTACTTTCTGTGTGAGGAAGTACACCTCTTCAAATTGGGATTTAACAGAGTCAACAATATTTTTTTCGACATCAAGTCCATATTTGACTCGATAAAAAGCAGGTTTTAAATGAAGAACAAGATTTTTCACCAGTGTTTCCTGATCATCGAATAAGGTACAGGCAAGGATTTGAAATTGATTCGTCATTATTTTGGCAACCTTCATTAATTCTTCTGAAAGGATATTATCATTTAAATCTTCTTCCGAATAATTAACTCGTGCCCCTAATAAGTAAGTGGTTAAGTAAATCTGCTCATCTTCAGGAAAGGTTGTTTGGAATATACGTTGGAGTTCCCTGCAAATTTGTTTTGCAACCAAAAATGCTTTCGTGTTCCGTAATACTTCCTTTTCCACTTCATCCATTTTTATATATTGTTCTTGCGCTATTCTCATGCTAAATAACATAAATCGCAAACTTAAGCTGTAAAGCATATTATCGGTAAACTTAATATTTAATTCTTTTTCGCTTTGGAACAGTAAATGATAAACCTGTTTTAGCAATGTTAAAAGTTGCTCACTGTTTTTGGCATCGCTAAGTTGAATTTGTAGAGCAGCTACTAATGAATGGTGGTTTTGGACGGGGATGGCAATCGATAAATAATAGCCAATTGCTCTCCGAACTTCCGTTTCATCCCCTGATATGGTGTATCCTTGCTTCCGCTCAAAATCCAAATGAAGATGAAAAGAGCGAATGTCAGCTTTTAAAGATTTAATATCTTCAATAGTAGTCGTTCTACTAACTCTAGTTTTTTCCATTAGGTCTTCCAAAAAATATCGTTTTCCACCCATTAAGATATAAATAGCAATCCATGCCTTGCGTTCATCTTGTGAATATTCATAATGCCAGGCTTGTACTCTCTTTATATTGGTTGGAATAAGCTTTTTCACTTGATCTGCAAGAATAAATCCCGCACTCCGCACTTTTTTCACCTTGTCGATTCCAAGGCTTTCGAGCCAGTCATTTATTTTCTCTATATCATAATAGATGGTTCGGCGGGAAACATTTAATTTCTCTGTTAATTCTTCCACAGACATATACGAGTCTGCATGGATGAGTTGCATTAATATCGCAGTACTGCGTTTATCTAATGACATGTCATATTCCTCCTCGCACTTAAGAAATGTGCAAAAAGATAAAGGGCAATTGCTTAGCTTGATTCTACCTCTTAACGATTTATCTGGAAAGACCGATTATAATCAACAGCTTTTGTGCAAAATCGTACTCGTTAATCAGCATGATCCGAAAACAAATATTTATCTGTATATACGCTCTTCCCCATTCTCCAATGGATACAACCGATATTCCCATCTATGTGTACATTCCTCCAGCATATAATAGCCGTTCTCTTCATTCCTCACTATCCGAGAACACTGCTGTCTTGGGATCGCTCCTGACTCCTTGTCGTTTTCAACTTCTATCCAGCTTTCATTCGCTGATTTATCATAACGAACCTCTAAGCGATTACCATTAATCTCTATCGCTTGTCCATCCTCTTTCTTCTCAGCCATTTTCATAAAGGTTTCAATCTTTTCCTTCATTTCTGACGAAAAGGATTGGTTTTCTTCCTTCTTATTTTGGAGAGGATTATTACGGATAGAAGTGGGATTTAAATAAACATCCTTTTCTCCCTCTAAAGTTGGAAAACGAACCATATCTTTTGTAATCCATTGGGCGTTTTTCCACCCAATGGCACTTTCATCTCCCTCATCTCCCATGTCAGAAGAACGAACCATTACTTTAATGGATTGACCCTCCAGATGCTTGCCAATTAGTCCGAATTTTGTTTTGTAGAATTCATAAGAATAAGTGGTTTCACCAAGGGTAAAGTTCCGATGTTCAATCACTAACGACTGCCTGTTATAAGGGGAATCAATGGTCGTATAATTGTTTTCCAAAAGGGAATTCATTAGCGCGTATAAAAGTAAAATAGGAATACTTAACATTAAAATAATAATCCCCCAAAAGAAACGTCTACGAGTGGAACGAAATCCCATTATAACTAAAATCAGAATGTTAAGACAGAATGGGAGGATATACCCAGTTGGTAGCAGAAAGATAAAATAATAGCCTGTATAGTGCATGATGAGTAGTGTTATATCCATTGCAGCTAGTAAAGCTAAGAGCCATTTTGTTTTTGTCATTGTATCAGTCCTCTTCTTTTCTATACTTAGAAATTCTATGTAGTTATCTATATTTATACCTTATTAATAAATTTAAAACAACCCTATTCACTAATAACTGGGCTTTACAAACAAAATTTAATCCCCATCTAAATTTAGACAGGGATGCCTTAATTCAGTTTCTCATAACAGAAGCTCTACACTCAAAAAATATAAACACATTAACAAACATCAACTCTCCTCACCAAACGGACAATTCTCTACCAAAATAGACCCAGTCGGACACCCATCAACTGCATCTAATAAATCATCATATAATTCATCTGCTAACGCTACTGTTCCTGTATTATGATCTATCATCACCTCTGATAATCCTTCCTCATCGTAATCAAAAATCTCTGGGGCCGCTGCTCCACATGCTCCGCACGCAATACATGTATCCTTATCAACCATTACATATTTAGCCATTCTTATCCCCCTTCCCTCCATTTCTAGCTCAAGCTTCCTCTCCTAATCTTTTCATTTCCAGCTAGTTCTCTCCGGCACCGTCTCTACCACTAACGCTCCTTTCCTAAATAAATACCTGCATTTTGGTTGCTTAAAGAAAATCTCATATACATCTTTTACTGAAAAGCAGGCAAAATTCGCTTCTTTTCCTACTTCAATCCCATACTTATCCTTTATAGAGTAAGCTCGTGCTCCATTAATCGTAATCATGTTCACTATTTGCTTCAGCTCCTCTCTTCCAGTCATATGTGCTAAATGAAGAGCCATGTGAGCTGCTTGAAGGATATTGCCATTTCCGAATGGGTAAAAGGGAGTTTGGATATCATCATGGGCAATGCATACATTTACGCCATATTCCGCTAACTCTTTCAAACGTGTAATACCTCTCCCCTTTGGATGAGCATCTGTTCTCCCTTGCATCGTAGTGTTAACTAATGGGCAGCAGACAATTGTAACTTGAGCCTTTTTCACTAATGACATGACTTTGTTGGCATAGGTATCTGAATAATAAAGCAAGGCATTAGCGTGGCTAGCGGTTACCTTTCCCTCCATTTTCCCCTGCATTGTCAGGCTTGCGACAACTTCAAGGAAACGAGAATGTTCATCATCGACTTCATCACAAAAAATATGAATTTCTTTTTCATATTTTTTGGCTAGAGAAAAAGCGAATTCCAATGATTGAATTCCTTCCTCTCTCGTATTTTCCAAATGCGGAACTGCACTAACTGCATCAGCTCCTAGTAATATTGCTTTTTCTAACCGCTCTTGATTTTCCGGACAAGAAATAATTCCATTTTGCGGGAAAGCGATTAT of Niallia circulans contains these proteins:
- a CDS encoding PTS sugar transporter subunit IIB, giving the protein MKILCVCGLGQGTSLILRINVENVLRQMGIDADVENTDVSSASAERPDFIITSNELSQSLAGHSSKIIIVNNYFDTTEIKAALEANIV
- a CDS encoding PTS sugar transporter subunit IIA, with protein sequence MKFLEKSLIALDVEAGSPEEAIISTGKLLMNSKLVEETYIHAMVRSFQTNGPYFVLAPNIALPHARPEDGVKEACVSFVRLKTPVKFGHSFNDPVRLVFALGASSSTEHVTVLQKLTALLSDQENVEKLLNAQSYEEIKPLIGGQI
- a CDS encoding BglG family transcription antiterminator; this encodes MSLDKRSTAILMQLIHADSYMSVEELTEKLNVSRRTIYYDIEKINDWLESLGIDKVKKVRSAGFILADQVKKLIPTNIKRVQAWHYEYSQDERKAWIAIYILMGGKRYFLEDLMEKTRVSRTTTIEDIKSLKADIRSFHLHLDFERKQGYTISGDETEVRRAIGYYLSIAIPVQNHHSLVAALQIQLSDAKNSEQLLTLLKQVYHLLFQSEKELNIKFTDNMLYSLSLRFMLFSMRIAQEQYIKMDEVEKEVLRNTKAFLVAKQICRELQRIFQTTFPEDEQIYLTTYLLGARVNYSEEDLNDNILSEELMKVAKIMTNQFQILACTLFDDQETLVKNLVLHLKPAFYRVKYGLDVEKNIVDSVKSQFEEVYFLTQKVIEPFEKLIGKQLPENEIAYISFHFGGCLRRAGTTLISRKKALVVCANGIGTSQILKQQLEGLFSTIDITDSVSVRDYEEKNYHVDLIFSTTAIQKKDTPVFIVSSILSDAEKESLLKKVNAIFNSTQKQHLATNRIIDVVERYATIHQKDELMKELRQYLNSPDMTITEAYKPNLFDVLKEEHIQTTLNVPNWKSAIKLAARSLIEGEYITEAYRDAMISKIEEYGPYIVISPKVAIPHAKPEDGVKKLGISLLKLEEAVSFSNDEKHDVSLIITLAPLDQESHLRALSQLTGLFSKKDTVNRLIKLQTAQDIYQYMKQSLIDQQLVN
- a CDS encoding ferredoxin, coding for MAKYVMVDKDTCIACGACGAAAPEIFDYDEEGLSEVMIDHNTGTVALADELYDDLLDAVDGCPTGSILVENCPFGEES
- a CDS encoding amidohydrolase family protein, producing MMLDLVLKNAQLPFKENPTNIGIKDGKIHSISSSNLMGKEEMDLEGNVLLPPFVEMHTHLDTVLTAGEPRFNQSGTLGEAIDIWSVRKQLLTKEDVKNRAFKALKMLMEYGVLYVRAAVDISDSDLTALHAIMELREELKSFLSLQIIAFPQNGIISCPENQERLEKAILLGADAVSAVPHLENTREEGIQSLEFAFSLAKKYEKEIHIFCDEVDDEHSRFLEVVASLTMQGKMEGKVTASHANALLYYSDTYANKVMSLVKKAQVTIVCCPLVNTTMQGRTDAHPKGRGITRLKELAEYGVNVCIAHDDIQTPFYPFGNGNILQAAHMALHLAHMTGREELKQIVNMITINGARAYSIKDKYGIEVGKEANFACFSVKDVYEIFFKQPKCRYLFRKGALVVETVPERTSWK